From Humisphaera borealis, the proteins below share one genomic window:
- the ispF gene encoding 2-C-methyl-D-erythritol 2,4-cyclodiphosphate synthase encodes MSRHPPRIGHGYDLHRLQAGGRLMLAGIEVARDLSPVAHSDGDVVLHAVVDALCGALGLGDIGEHFANTDPRWKDAPSRVFVDEIWGKVTAAGYRLGNADVTILAEKPKLKAFKPAMRQALAEMLGATVEQINVKAGTNEGCDAIGRGEAIAAHAVVLLFERES; translated from the coding sequence ATGAGTCGTCACCCCCCCCGCATCGGTCACGGCTACGACCTCCACCGTCTGCAAGCTGGTGGGCGATTGATGCTGGCGGGCATTGAAGTCGCCCGCGATCTTTCGCCTGTCGCCCATTCCGACGGCGATGTCGTTCTGCACGCCGTTGTCGATGCCCTTTGCGGGGCGCTCGGGCTCGGCGACATCGGCGAGCACTTTGCCAACACTGACCCGCGGTGGAAGGACGCGCCCAGCCGGGTGTTTGTCGATGAGATCTGGGGCAAGGTCACGGCGGCCGGGTATCGGCTGGGGAATGCCGATGTCACGATCCTTGCAGAAAAACCGAAGCTCAAGGCGTTCAAGCCCGCCATGCGGCAGGCGCTGGCCGAGATGCTGGGGGCGACGGTCGAGCAGATCAATGTGAAGGCGGGAACGAACGAGGGGTGCGACGCGATCGGGCGTGGGGAGGCGATCGCGGCGCATGCGGTTGTATTGCTTTTCGAAAGGGAGTCTTGA
- a CDS encoding helix-turn-helix domain-containing protein produces the protein MERARQQPEAVQATTTGRPLSLEESRQVETVLIREALARTGGDFQQMSRLLGISQKVLRAKVSELGLS, from the coding sequence ATGGAACGTGCTCGCCAGCAACCCGAGGCAGTCCAAGCGACTACGACCGGGCGTCCGTTGTCATTGGAGGAATCGCGGCAAGTCGAAACCGTGCTGATACGTGAGGCGCTCGCGCGAACGGGTGGCGACTTTCAGCAGATGTCGAGGCTGCTTGGAATCAGTCAGAAAGTGCTGCGAGCAAAGGTTTCCGAGTTGGGTCTGTCCTGA
- the cysS gene encoding cysteine--tRNA ligase, with protein sequence MTLRVYNTLSQQKELFQTVRPGKVGMYLCGPTVYKSPHVGHMVGPVIFDAIKRYLQFKGYEVTWVVNITDVDDKLIDAAERLGTTVKDLADKHTAEYFECLAALGVNSIDHFPRATGHIVEIVELCQTLINKGFAYAADGNVWFDVTKDEDYGKLSHQTAEEQEAGGEGATAGKKSGRDFALWKAAKPGEISWDSPWGKGRPGWHIECSAMAMKILGPTFDMHGGGMDLKFPHHENEVAQSESATGQPFAKYWLHNGLTKFNTKKISGSDMFGSEEAAKALAAVSAKKLVGEHGALVLRYLLLSSHYRRPIDFTETAISDTKKAMATFTRLFERIDRLVPKPATPPATPAPGSHGHGASADDMDRVSANLLDGEHAAFAKAVLGLKMKFLEMMDDDFNTAGAIAALHEMAGEVNAFLEQNEAEKTKPADVLAAAAAGVQTLRNLGGVLGLFQEPAAGVAAKAADDGLTGKLMELFIQLRANARQTKNFALADDIRKGLTAIGVTLEDGADGTRWRKD encoded by the coding sequence ATGACTCTCCGCGTCTACAACACCCTCAGCCAGCAGAAGGAACTCTTCCAGACCGTCCGACCCGGGAAGGTGGGGATGTATCTGTGCGGGCCGACGGTTTACAAGTCGCCGCACGTCGGCCACATGGTCGGGCCGGTCATCTTTGACGCGATCAAGCGTTACCTGCAGTTCAAGGGGTACGAGGTGACGTGGGTCGTCAACATCACCGACGTCGACGACAAGCTGATCGACGCTGCCGAGCGGCTGGGCACGACCGTCAAAGACCTCGCCGACAAGCACACGGCGGAATACTTCGAATGCCTCGCGGCGCTGGGGGTGAACTCGATCGACCACTTCCCCCGGGCGACGGGGCACATCGTGGAGATCGTCGAGCTCTGCCAGACGCTCATCAACAAAGGATTCGCCTACGCCGCCGACGGCAATGTCTGGTTCGACGTCACCAAGGACGAGGACTACGGCAAGCTCTCGCACCAGACCGCCGAGGAACAGGAAGCCGGCGGCGAGGGAGCGACCGCGGGCAAGAAAAGCGGCCGCGACTTTGCCCTGTGGAAGGCGGCCAAGCCGGGCGAAATCTCCTGGGATTCGCCGTGGGGCAAAGGGCGGCCGGGCTGGCACATCGAGTGCTCGGCGATGGCGATGAAGATCCTCGGGCCGACGTTCGACATGCACGGCGGCGGGATGGACCTCAAGTTCCCGCACCACGAGAACGAAGTGGCCCAGTCCGAAAGCGCGACCGGTCAGCCGTTTGCGAAGTACTGGCTGCACAACGGCCTGACGAAGTTCAACACCAAGAAGATCAGCGGCAGCGACATGTTCGGCAGCGAGGAAGCCGCCAAGGCGCTGGCGGCGGTATCGGCCAAGAAGCTCGTCGGCGAGCACGGCGCGCTGGTGCTGCGTTACCTGCTCCTCAGCAGTCATTACCGCCGACCGATCGACTTCACCGAGACGGCGATCTCAGACACGAAGAAGGCGATGGCGACGTTCACCCGGCTGTTCGAGCGGATCGACCGGTTGGTGCCGAAGCCCGCCACGCCGCCGGCCACGCCCGCGCCCGGCAGCCATGGCCACGGCGCATCCGCCGATGACATGGATCGTGTCTCGGCGAACCTGCTGGATGGCGAGCATGCCGCGTTCGCCAAGGCGGTGCTCGGGCTGAAGATGAAGTTCCTGGAGATGATGGACGACGACTTCAACACCGCCGGCGCGATCGCGGCACTTCACGAGATGGCGGGCGAGGTCAACGCGTTTCTGGAGCAGAACGAGGCCGAGAAGACCAAACCGGCCGACGTCCTGGCCGCTGCCGCCGCGGGCGTGCAGACGCTGCGTAATCTCGGCGGCGTGCTGGGGTTGTTCCAGGAACCCGCGGCTGGGGTCGCTGCCAAGGCCGCCGATGACGGGCTGACCGGGAAGCTGATGGAGCTGTTTATCCAGCTCCGCGCCAACGCCCGCCAGACCAAGAACTTCGCCCTCGCCGACGACATCCGTAAGGGACTGACTGCGATCGGCGTTACCTTGGAGGACGGGGCGGACGGCACGCGCTGGCGGAAGGACTAG
- a CDS encoding response regulator, with amino-acid sequence MNDTRCKVLVLSGQGRYGPAVDALKATCEVVEAASIDLAIDALRSDQFSAIFSDSADFLPLERALVSQQANLVLNTIGEGVCIVDAEGRCNWMNKKMQAWPARVHEKIRRSCQGSFELFSKQVSPANPETPPAFNRSKRYALNIEDQQFMEMVCSPVINPAGQVVQVVAVVWDATGTRRLQQKVDAIDKAGRELVRIESDLMSKLNVGQRLKLLEEKIISYTKELMHFDHFVVRLLDRRSNRLEPVISVGIPTDALNVELYAEMEGNGISGYVASTGRSYICPDTERDPRYINGLDLAKSSLTVPLTLHDKIIGVFNIESRQRAAFNEDDRQFSEIFARYVAIALNILDLLIVERVSTSHKVADVVCSEVAGPLNDIASDTAALLDVYIGNDELRTRLKAIMENVETIRSSLNQAAQGPNTSVLGAADVVGTEDPLFTGARILVADDEPNIRTTIQNILHKYRAEVTLASNGGEACQILEEKEFDVVLSDIRMPDKNGYEVFACARSKSLTVPVILMTGFGYDPAHSIVRASQEGLQAVLFKPFKVDQLLGELRKALATRVPATV; translated from the coding sequence TTGAACGACACGCGCTGTAAAGTTCTCGTCCTCTCCGGTCAGGGCCGCTACGGTCCGGCTGTCGATGCTCTCAAGGCGACTTGCGAGGTGGTGGAGGCAGCGTCGATCGATCTCGCGATTGACGCCCTGCGTTCCGACCAGTTCTCCGCGATCTTCTCCGACTCGGCCGACTTCCTTCCCCTCGAACGAGCGTTGGTATCGCAGCAGGCGAACTTGGTATTGAACACGATCGGCGAAGGGGTGTGCATCGTCGACGCCGAGGGCCGCTGCAACTGGATGAACAAAAAGATGCAGGCCTGGCCTGCCCGGGTTCACGAGAAGATTCGCCGAAGCTGTCAGGGAAGCTTCGAGCTGTTCAGTAAACAGGTTTCTCCCGCCAACCCGGAGACCCCGCCCGCCTTCAATCGGTCCAAGCGCTACGCCCTGAATATCGAAGATCAGCAGTTCATGGAGATGGTCTGCTCGCCGGTCATTAATCCGGCCGGGCAGGTGGTGCAGGTGGTCGCGGTGGTTTGGGATGCAACTGGCACCCGCAGGTTGCAGCAGAAGGTCGATGCGATCGACAAGGCCGGCCGCGAGCTGGTCCGTATCGAATCCGACCTGATGAGCAAGCTGAATGTCGGCCAGCGGCTCAAGCTGCTGGAAGAGAAGATCATCAGCTACACCAAAGAGCTGATGCACTTCGATCATTTCGTGGTGCGCCTGCTCGACCGCCGCAGCAATCGACTTGAGCCGGTCATCAGCGTCGGCATCCCGACCGACGCGCTGAACGTCGAGCTCTACGCCGAGATGGAAGGCAACGGCATCAGCGGCTACGTCGCCAGCACCGGCCGCAGCTACATCTGTCCCGATACAGAGCGAGACCCGCGTTACATCAACGGCCTGGACCTGGCCAAAAGCAGCCTGACAGTCCCGCTCACGCTGCACGACAAGATCATCGGCGTGTTCAACATCGAAAGTCGCCAGCGTGCGGCATTCAACGAAGACGACCGCCAGTTCTCCGAGATCTTTGCCCGCTATGTGGCGATCGCGCTGAACATCCTCGACCTGCTGATCGTCGAGCGCGTCAGCACCAGCCATAAGGTCGCCGACGTGGTCTGCTCGGAAGTCGCCGGCCCGCTGAACGATATTGCTTCCGACACCGCGGCTCTGCTGGATGTGTACATCGGCAACGACGAGCTCCGCACCCGCCTCAAGGCGATCATGGAAAACGTCGAGACGATCCGCTCGAGCCTGAATCAGGCAGCACAGGGCCCGAATACATCGGTTCTGGGTGCTGCGGATGTGGTGGGCACGGAAGACCCGTTGTTCACGGGTGCGCGAATCCTCGTCGCTGACGACGAGCCCAACATCCGCACCACGATCCAGAACATCCTGCACAAGTACCGGGCCGAGGTGACGCTCGCCAGCAACGGCGGCGAGGCGTGCCAGATCCTGGAAGAAAAAGAGTTCGACGTTGTCCTGTCGGACATCCGCATGCCCGACAAGAACGGGTACGAAGTGTTCGCCTGTGCCCGGTCCAAGAGCCTGACGGTGCCGGTGATCCTGATGACCGGCTTCGGCTACGACCCCGCCCACTCGATCGTCCGCGCCAGCCAGGAAGGGCTGCAGGCGGTCCTCTTCAAGCCTTTCAAGGTGGATCAGTTGCTCGGCGAGCTGCGCAAGGCGCTCGCGACGCGCGTGCCGGCGACGGTGTGA
- the hemC gene encoding hydroxymethylbilane synthase, whose product MTIGAPNHNPQPDLTLRLGTRGSMLARAQSGWVARQIEARNPGVRVELVIISTSGDQITDKPLHAFGGKGLFTKELEQALLAGSVDFAVHSFKDVPVTMPLVDIAELVIAAVPPREDPTDAWASLKSKSFRDLPAGAKVGTGSLRRRSQILHHRPDLLVEPIRGNIDTRLRKLREGQYDAVVLATAGLKRGGVMDETWMTPIDTADMLPAPGQGALALQCRQDAEVTRRILGSMHDVATAACVELEREIVRQLEGDCHSPIAALATINGDRVLLRSAVGGRDGIPPVAFALSEAPVNEASSAVVAVMNDLQKQGARQRLLA is encoded by the coding sequence ATGACGATAGGCGCGCCGAACCATAATCCCCAGCCCGACTTAACCCTTCGCCTGGGCACCCGCGGGTCCATGCTCGCCCGCGCCCAGAGCGGCTGGGTGGCCCGGCAGATTGAGGCCAGAAACCCCGGCGTGCGCGTCGAACTGGTCATCATCAGCACGAGCGGCGACCAGATTACCGACAAGCCGCTGCACGCGTTTGGCGGCAAAGGGCTGTTTACGAAAGAGCTGGAGCAGGCGTTGCTCGCCGGTTCGGTCGACTTTGCCGTTCATTCGTTCAAGGACGTGCCGGTAACGATGCCGCTGGTCGATATTGCTGAACTGGTCATCGCTGCCGTACCGCCGAGGGAAGACCCTACCGACGCCTGGGCAAGCCTCAAGAGCAAGTCTTTCCGCGATCTTCCGGCGGGCGCAAAGGTCGGCACGGGAAGTTTGCGTCGCCGGAGCCAGATCTTGCACCACCGGCCCGACCTTCTGGTCGAACCCATTCGCGGCAATATCGACACCCGGCTGCGGAAGCTGCGCGAAGGTCAGTACGACGCGGTCGTGCTCGCGACGGCCGGATTGAAGCGTGGCGGCGTTATGGACGAAACCTGGATGACGCCCATCGATACCGCCGACATGCTGCCAGCGCCAGGGCAGGGCGCGCTGGCGCTGCAATGCCGGCAAGATGCCGAGGTGACCCGGCGTATCCTGGGCAGCATGCACGATGTAGCGACGGCGGCGTGTGTGGAGTTGGAACGCGAAATCGTCCGACAATTGGAAGGCGACTGCCATTCGCCGATCGCCGCCCTGGCGACGATCAACGGCGATCGCGTGTTGTTGCGATCTGCGGTGGGCGGTCGGGACGGTATTCCGCCGGTCGCTTTTGCTTTGTCTGAGGCACCCGTGAACGAAGCCTCGTCGGCGGTCGTAGCAGTGATGAACGATCTCCAGAAGCAGGGTGCCAGACAGCGATTACTTGCGTAA
- a CDS encoding complex I NDUFA9 subunit family protein: MARNIFVTGGSGFVGTAVVDELVSRDYSVQALVRKGSLDSRGGKVTSFVGDLFDPKSLAAGMAGCDAVIHLVGIIMEQPSKGVTFERMHFEGTRSVVDATKAAGIRRYVHMSALGVRPNAVSAYHKTKWKAEEYVRGSGLDATILRPSMIHGPKGEFMKMEAAWARKQAMPFLFMPYFGNGVLGLGGSGQLQPVYVADVARAFVDALDKPNTIGQTYELGGPDRMDWPTMHKTVAEILTGKNRLTMPIPSWYAKVLATVVPGSLLPFNKAQVQMAEEDNVCDTKPAEEAFGWKTRGLRETLSQYKGQMTE, from the coding sequence ATGGCACGTAACATCTTTGTCACCGGAGGCAGCGGGTTCGTGGGAACCGCCGTCGTCGATGAGCTCGTCTCGCGCGACTATTCCGTGCAGGCGCTGGTTCGCAAAGGGTCCCTCGATAGCCGAGGCGGCAAGGTGACGTCATTTGTTGGCGACCTGTTCGACCCCAAGTCACTCGCGGCCGGCATGGCCGGGTGTGATGCGGTCATTCACTTGGTCGGCATCATCATGGAGCAGCCTTCTAAGGGGGTGACGTTCGAGCGGATGCACTTCGAGGGGACCAGGTCGGTCGTCGATGCGACGAAGGCCGCCGGCATCCGGCGATACGTGCACATGTCGGCGCTGGGCGTTCGGCCGAATGCTGTGAGCGCCTACCACAAGACCAAGTGGAAAGCCGAGGAGTACGTCCGCGGCAGCGGGCTCGACGCGACGATTCTCCGCCCCAGCATGATTCACGGTCCCAAGGGCGAGTTCATGAAGATGGAAGCCGCCTGGGCGAGGAAACAGGCGATGCCGTTCCTGTTCATGCCCTATTTCGGCAACGGCGTCCTCGGCCTTGGCGGGAGCGGCCAGTTGCAGCCGGTCTACGTTGCCGACGTCGCCCGCGCCTTCGTCGATGCACTCGATAAGCCCAACACCATCGGCCAAACCTACGAACTAGGCGGCCCCGACCGCATGGACTGGCCGACTATGCACAAGACCGTCGCCGAGATCCTGACGGGTAAGAATCGCCTGACGATGCCAATCCCGTCGTGGTACGCCAAGGTGCTCGCGACGGTGGTGCCCGGATCGCTGTTACCGTTCAACAAGGCGCAGGTGCAGATGGCCGAGGAAGACAACGTCTGCGACACAAAGCCGGCCGAAGAAGCATTCGGCTGGAAGACGCGCGGGCTGCGGGAGACGCTTTCGCAGTACAAGGGCCAGATGACGGAATGA
- a CDS encoding M28 family peptidase, translating to MKDDAGIPIGPPPPMPGETFAGPMPAISDDERRAAERMQSHVQKLAGDIGERNIWRYAELNSSADYIERILTDAGYKVGRQTYECEGKTVANLDATLAGGDPKLADEIVLVGAHYDSVKGCPGANDNATGVAGGLELARSLAKAKLARSVRFAFFVNEEPPFFHSPMMGSVVYAKRCKERGEMIVAMLSLETMGFYSDDKDSQKYPPPFDKFFPDTGNFIGFVGDTSATDLVSRCVESFRSHTKFPSQGCAVSDRIQGIGWSDHWSFTKQGYPALMVTDTAPFRYRHYHTAEDTPEKVDYEKLARVTAGIGRVVQALAK from the coding sequence ATGAAAGACGATGCCGGCATTCCGATCGGTCCGCCGCCGCCGATGCCGGGCGAGACGTTCGCCGGTCCGATGCCAGCGATCAGCGACGACGAGAGACGTGCCGCCGAGCGCATGCAGTCACATGTTCAGAAGCTCGCAGGCGACATCGGCGAGCGGAACATCTGGCGGTATGCAGAACTCAACTCATCCGCCGACTACATCGAGAGAATCCTGACCGACGCCGGCTACAAAGTCGGCCGACAGACCTACGAGTGCGAGGGCAAAACGGTCGCGAATCTCGACGCGACACTTGCTGGCGGCGATCCGAAGCTGGCCGACGAGATCGTCCTGGTCGGTGCACATTACGACTCGGTCAAAGGCTGCCCCGGTGCGAACGATAACGCGACCGGCGTAGCGGGGGGACTGGAACTGGCCCGATCGTTGGCCAAAGCCAAGCTTGCGCGGTCGGTGCGGTTCGCCTTCTTCGTCAATGAGGAGCCGCCGTTCTTCCATTCGCCGATGATGGGCAGCGTCGTCTACGCCAAGCGGTGCAAGGAGCGCGGCGAGATGATCGTCGCGATGTTGAGCCTGGAGACGATGGGCTTCTACAGCGACGACAAGGACAGCCAGAAGTACCCGCCGCCGTTCGACAAATTCTTCCCCGACACCGGCAACTTCATCGGTTTCGTCGGCGACACTTCGGCGACAGATCTGGTCTCACGCTGCGTGGAGTCGTTCCGATCGCACACCAAGTTTCCTTCGCAAGGTTGCGCCGTCAGCGACCGCATCCAGGGCATCGGCTGGTCGGATCACTGGTCGTTCACAAAGCAGGGCTACCCGGCGCTGATGGTCACCGATACCGCGCCGTTTCGATATCGCCACTATCACACAGCGGAAGACACGCCGGAGAAGGTGGACTACGAGAAGCTGGCGAGAGTAACCGCTGGCATCGGGCGGGTAGTCCAGGCGTTGGCGAAGTAG
- a CDS encoding DUF1501 domain-containing protein produces MSSCQHYEPVSSRRDLLLRSGLGVGAAALASVLGRDAIAAPSVAAAGASLFPNFAPKAKRVICLFQSGGPSHLDLYDDKPVLRQRFNEDLPDSVRQGQRITGMVASQARLALQPSKFTFAPGGKCGTPFSDLIPNIRSIADDVCLIRSVNTEAINHDPAITFFQTGSQQPGRPSMGSWIDYGLGTVNSDLPAFVVLISVNKDKAGQGLLARLWGSGFLPSRHQGVQFRGSGQPVLHLADPPGVSRERRRMMLDGVAELNRLHFQTAGDPEIETRISQYELAFRMQASVPDLMDLSKEPKHFTDAYGADVATPGSFARNCLIARRLAERGVRFIQLYHRDWDHHGDLHGRLPKLAADVDQPSAALVKDLKDRGMLEDTLVIWGGEFGRTPYAQGNANRDAYGRDHHGKTFSIWMAGGGIKGGMTYGSSDDFGFNAVENPVHIHDLQATILHCLGVDHTKLTYRFQGRQFRLTDVHGHVVKGVLA; encoded by the coding sequence ATGTCGAGCTGCCAACATTACGAACCCGTCTCCTCCCGTCGCGATCTGCTGTTGCGAAGCGGCCTGGGGGTCGGTGCGGCCGCCCTGGCTTCGGTCCTCGGTCGCGACGCCATCGCCGCACCGTCCGTCGCCGCCGCGGGGGCGTCGCTCTTTCCGAACTTCGCCCCCAAGGCCAAGCGTGTCATCTGCCTGTTCCAGTCCGGCGGTCCGTCGCATCTCGATCTGTATGACGACAAGCCGGTCCTCCGCCAGCGGTTCAACGAAGACCTTCCCGACTCGGTTCGCCAGGGACAGCGCATCACCGGCATGGTCGCGTCGCAGGCACGGCTGGCGCTGCAGCCGAGCAAGTTCACTTTCGCGCCCGGCGGCAAGTGCGGGACGCCATTCAGCGATCTGATTCCGAACATCCGCTCGATCGCCGACGACGTCTGTCTCATCCGCTCTGTAAACACCGAGGCGATCAACCACGACCCGGCGATTACCTTCTTCCAGACCGGCAGCCAGCAACCCGGCCGGCCGAGCATGGGGTCCTGGATCGACTACGGCCTGGGTACCGTCAATTCCGACCTGCCCGCGTTTGTCGTGCTGATTTCGGTGAACAAGGACAAAGCCGGGCAGGGATTGCTCGCGCGATTGTGGGGCAGCGGCTTCCTGCCAAGCAGGCACCAGGGGGTGCAGTTTCGTGGCAGCGGCCAGCCGGTGCTGCACCTGGCCGACCCGCCGGGCGTCAGCCGCGAGCGCCGCCGGATGATGCTCGACGGCGTCGCCGAGCTGAACCGCCTGCACTTCCAAACCGCAGGCGATCCGGAGATCGAAACGCGCATCTCGCAGTACGAGTTGGCGTTCCGCATGCAAGCGAGCGTGCCCGATCTGATGGACCTGTCGAAAGAGCCGAAGCACTTTACCGATGCCTACGGCGCCGATGTCGCCACGCCCGGCAGCTTCGCCCGCAACTGCCTGATCGCCCGGCGGCTCGCCGAACGCGGCGTTCGGTTCATCCAGCTCTACCACCGCGACTGGGATCATCACGGCGACCTGCACGGCCGCCTGCCCAAGCTCGCCGCTGACGTCGACCAGCCCAGCGCCGCACTGGTGAAGGATCTGAAGGATCGCGGCATGCTCGAGGACACGCTCGTCATCTGGGGCGGCGAGTTCGGCCGCACGCCCTACGCCCAGGGCAACGCCAACCGCGACGCCTACGGCCGCGACCACCATGGCAAGACGTTCAGTATCTGGATGGCCGGCGGCGGAATCAAAGGCGGAATGACGTACGGCAGCAGTGACGACTTCGGCTTCAACGCCGTCGAGAACCCCGTCCACATCCACGACCTGCAGGCGACGATCCTGCACTGCCTGGGTGTCGATCACACGAAGCTGACCTACCGCTTCCAAGGTCGGCAATTCCGGCTGACGGACGTGCACGGGCATGTCGTGAAGGGTGTGCTGGCCTAA
- a CDS encoding zf-TFIIB domain-containing protein, translating to MNCPVCKTSSLEATELAAGQAQGLSARRCTGCGGQWVNGETYLLWVQRQGTNLPENEPDSVTELQVNQTNKAKLCPDCGRFLVRAKVGHGVGFQLERCGGCGGIWFDANEWESLVARNLHDDVHFVFSSTWQADVLRQEREQQREKLMIAKLGEADWNEIQRIKRWLDGHSKRSELYAVLAE from the coding sequence ATGAACTGCCCCGTCTGCAAAACATCGAGCCTGGAAGCCACGGAACTCGCCGCCGGACAGGCCCAGGGCCTGTCGGCCCGTCGGTGCACTGGTTGCGGCGGCCAGTGGGTGAACGGCGAAACCTACCTGCTCTGGGTCCAACGCCAGGGAACGAATCTCCCCGAGAATGAGCCGGACAGCGTTACCGAGCTTCAGGTGAACCAGACGAACAAGGCCAAACTCTGCCCGGACTGCGGGCGGTTCCTCGTCCGCGCCAAGGTCGGGCACGGCGTTGGCTTTCAGCTCGAACGCTGCGGCGGATGCGGCGGCATCTGGTTCGACGCCAACGAATGGGAATCGCTCGTCGCCCGCAACCTGCACGACGACGTCCACTTCGTCTTCAGCAGCACCTGGCAAGCAGACGTACTGCGCCAAGAACGCGAACAACAGCGTGAGAAACTGATGATCGCCAAGCTCGGCGAAGCCGACTGGAATGAGATCCAGCGAATCAAGCGCTGGCTGGACGGGCATTCCAAACGGTCGGAGTTGTACGCCGTGCTGGCGGAATAG
- a CDS encoding Gfo/Idh/MocA family protein, translated as MPKKLNIGLVGYGFMGRTHSNAYRKVNNFFELDYHPVLKAVSGRNAEGVKKFADQWGYESTESDWRKIIDRKDIDAVDICTPNNLHKEIAIAAAQAGKMILCEKPLSMDTKEGEEMVAAIEKAGVANTVWYNYRRAPAVTMAKQLIDEGRLGRIFHYRANFLQDWTINADLPQGGTALWRLDAAAAGSGVTGDLLAHCIDTALWLNGSITTVNAMTETFVKERMHNLTGKMEQVKIDDACTFFCRFGNGSLGLFESTRYARGHKALYTLEVNGEKASLKWDLHDLHRLQWFDHKDEGRLRGWRSIHVSDGDQPYMKNWWVPGLQIGYEHTFIHQVADFLKAIQEGKPCPPTFRDALETQKVCDAVLSSAKEEGSVKKV; from the coding sequence ATGCCTAAGAAACTCAATATCGGTCTGGTCGGTTACGGCTTCATGGGCCGTACGCACTCCAACGCCTATCGCAAGGTCAACAACTTCTTCGAACTGGACTACCACCCGGTCCTTAAGGCCGTCAGCGGCCGTAACGCCGAGGGCGTCAAGAAGTTTGCCGACCAGTGGGGCTACGAGTCCACCGAAAGCGACTGGCGGAAGATCATCGACCGCAAGGACATCGACGCGGTCGATATCTGCACCCCGAACAACCTGCACAAAGAAATCGCGATTGCCGCCGCCCAGGCGGGTAAGATGATCCTGTGCGAGAAGCCGCTCTCGATGGACACCAAGGAGGGCGAGGAGATGGTGGCCGCGATCGAGAAGGCCGGCGTCGCCAACACCGTTTGGTACAACTACCGCCGGGCACCTGCCGTCACGATGGCCAAGCAGCTCATCGACGAAGGTCGGCTCGGGCGAATCTTCCATTACCGTGCCAACTTCCTACAGGACTGGACGATCAACGCCGACCTGCCACAGGGCGGCACGGCCCTCTGGCGGCTGGACGCTGCCGCCGCCGGCAGCGGCGTGACCGGCGACCTGCTCGCTCACTGCATCGATACCGCGCTGTGGCTCAACGGCTCGATCACCACCGTCAATGCGATGACCGAGACGTTCGTCAAGGAACGCATGCACAACCTGACCGGCAAAATGGAGCAGGTGAAGATCGACGACGCCTGCACCTTCTTCTGTCGCTTCGGCAACGGCTCGCTGGGCCTCTTCGAATCCACCCGCTACGCCCGCGGCCACAAGGCGCTCTACACGCTCGAAGTCAACGGTGAGAAGGCGTCCCTCAAGTGGGACCTGCACGACCTGCACCGCCTCCAGTGGTTCGACCACAAGGACGAAGGCCGTCTCCGCGGCTGGCGCAGCATCCATGTCTCCGACGGCGATCAGCCCTACATGAAGAACTGGTGGGTGCCGGGTCTGCAGATCGGCTACGAGCACACTTTCATTCACCAGGTCGCTGACTTCCTCAAGGCGATCCAGGAAGGCAAGCCCTGCCCCCCGACCTTCCGCGACGCACTGGAAACGCAGAAGGTGTGCGACGCGGTTCTGTCTTCGGCGAAAGAAGAAGGTTCGGTCAAGAAGGTCTGA
- a CDS encoding fluoride efflux transporter FluC — MHALLQCLTVGAAGFVGAIVRFGLGTFAAHLVPDRPWLGTAVINLTGSFVLGYFMAAFGDRFPMGHPMRLAVATGFLGAYTTFSTFTYEADTMLRGGQYLTLALYVGGSVVLGILACGIGVAAGR; from the coding sequence ATGCACGCTCTACTCCAGTGCCTGACGGTCGGCGCGGCCGGCTTTGTCGGTGCGATCGTCCGTTTCGGTCTCGGCACGTTCGCCGCCCACCTTGTTCCGGACCGCCCGTGGCTCGGGACGGCGGTTATCAACCTGACCGGCAGCTTCGTGCTGGGGTACTTCATGGCCGCCTTCGGCGACCGATTCCCCATGGGCCACCCCATGCGTCTGGCGGTCGCGACGGGCTTCCTGGGGGCGTACACCACGTTCTCCACGTTCACTTACGAGGCCGACACCATGCTGCGGGGCGGGCAATACCTCACGTTGGCGTTGTACGTCGGCGGGAGCGTCGTTCTCGGCATTCTCGCCTGTGGGATCGGCGTGGCAGCGGGTCGCTAA